A stretch of the Rosa rugosa chromosome 5, drRosRugo1.1, whole genome shotgun sequence genome encodes the following:
- the LOC133710227 gene encoding DNA repair protein XRCC3 homolog produces the protein MNPSNLLPTQNLTMGCPVLDRCLGGGIPCNSLTELVAESSCGKTQFCLQLTLFAQLPPSHGGLSASSLYLHTEFPFPFRRLRHLSHSFRSSHANLIFANPCEDVYVHAVHDAHHLLDIMPKIECFVASRKTRLPVRLIVIDSIAALFRSEFGNNPLDLKRRSFLFFEISGMLKLLARKYSLAVVVTNQVVDFMGEVEGINGMRVGNLSSLHSSGRRVCPALGLAWSHCVNSRLFLSRNEEIVGRENDGLEDDPCRQTRRRLDVVFAPHLPPSSCEFVITKQGVFGVDR, from the coding sequence ATGAACCCCTCAAACCTCCTCCCTACCCAGAATCTAACGATGGGCTGTCCAGTCCTCGACCGCTGCCTCGGCGGCGGAATCCCCTGCAACTCCCTCACGGAGCTCGTAGCTGAGAGCAGCTGCGGCAAGACCCAATTCTGCCTCCAACTCACTctcttcgctcagctccctccTTCCCACGGCGGCCTCTCCGCCTCCTCTCTTTACCTCCACACAGAATTCCCTTTCCCCTTTCGCCGCCTCCGCCACCTCTCCCACTCCTTCCGCTCCTCACACGCGAATCTTATCTTCGCCAACCCTTGTGAAGATGTATACGTTCACGCTGTACATGATGCACACCACCTGCTCGACATAATGCCCAAGATAGAGTGCTTTGTTGCGAGCAGGAAAACCCGGCTGCCTGTGAGGCTAATTGTGATTGATTCCATTGCCGCACTATTTCGCAGCGAATTTGGCAACAACCCTTTGGATCTTAAGCGGAGGTCCTTCCTGTTCTTCGAGATTTCCGGGATGCTGAAGTTGTTGGCGAGAAAGTACAGCTTGGCGGTGGTGGTGACGAACCAGGTGGTTGATTTTATGGGGGAAGTAGAGGGGATAAATGGGATGAGAGTTGGGAATTTGAGCTCCTTGCATTCATCCGGAAGACGGGTTTGTCCTGCTTTGGGATTAGCTTGGTCACATTGCGTGAATTCGAGGTTGTTCTTGTCTAGAAATGAGGAGATTGTTGGGAGAGAAAATGATGGGTTGGAGGATGATCCGTGCAGGCAAACAAGAAGGCGACTTGATGTTGTTTTTGCTCCTCATTTGCCGCCATCATCTTGTGAGTTTGTAATCACAAAGCAAGGGGTGTTTGGAGTTGACAGATAA